The DNA region TGACGAGTACGTGACTTCCATGCACCGTCTCTTTATGGGCAGGCATTTTATACTTCCAACCATGGATATCATCCCCTGCATACAAATCACCTGTTGAACGAGGCCTACGCAGCCGGTAACAGGTACGCGGCCACCAATTTTGGTAACCAATGTtctattcatataaattatgcGGGGTGACTAGACGTCAAGATAATGCCGGACATGTGCGGCTCTTTCACCACATATTCGGTCGACTTTTGTTCTACTAGGATTACCCAAaatcacttaatttatttaataatacaagtaTACGACACAAAAGTACATAGTCCCATAATTCTGGACGTAGAAAATGTTAGTACTCTCAGTGCCAAAGTTACTtccagaaaaaatcatttcagaTTTAACTCGATAAttctcatttattaaaaagatttttgtcttttttattCTTACATGTGctcgtattaattattattgaacattttaatgttcagAAACCGAATTAAACTAGGTCAAAcattaagatattaattaataattttaaatgttttagaaatACATAGAGTATAGAAAACCTTGACAATAAcagtatcaaataaaaatttaagataagcTTCAACAAAGACTTGAATTCTATactattcattatatttattaagggTGATTCATCTAACTTATTCATCAGAAGATTGTGGAGAACGGAAAAAcactgattttaattttttatagcaattataacataatttcaattacttttctaatttatttcgaACAAAATTTCGGCAACATTAGATGTGACCTCAACTTtgctattttttacagattagTGATGTAACTAAAATGTGTGTaaaaccaccaattttgatgttgGAAAGTTAATTTGTGGCATACACGTTAATTAAAGACCATCCTATAAGGATCCATTAttgtattgaaaaatgttatacaACGTGTTTGTTACTTACGTtcttaactttgttattttcaaagaaacaTCATAtatgttttagcataattaaattgaatattaaagaaCCTTTCGGTTAACGTAAGCAATAAGGCTCATTTTCCTGTGCGTTAATAGTAATGTGGCATGGATgacatttttttgataaaatatctgttaatattcaaaattttgttgaaaataaaattagaaaagtagttacgattaccataaaaatttcatatcaatatttttccgTTATCCTTAAACATGTAAGCcaagtgttaattaataatttgattaaatattcagttaaaaatattattgtgaaaTTTAGGCAATGGAAGCTAAGGAACATTTTATAAGGGAAGGAAAGTAGAGGATACAACTACAGTTTTACtgtatttttcagaatttatatatttaaacttacttttacactaacaaatattaacgaaaaagataaataaaattagaaaaatagttacgattaccataaaaatttcatatcaatatttttccgTTATCCTTAAACATGTAAGCcaagtgttaattaataatttgattaaatattcagttaaaaatattattgtgaaaTTCAGGCAATGGAAGCTAAGGAACATTTTATAAGGGAAGGAAAGTAGAGGATACAACTACAGTTTTACtgtatttttcagaatttatatatttaaacttactTTTACACTAACAAATATTAACGAAAAAGATAAATGGGTAAATATCGAAAATTTCTGACGTATtcaaaaattcagtacctagagttgcacaaaaataataagaaatatctATAATTCATCTGTTTTAATTACCCACGTAagcatatataaaaatatgtaaaaataattatcattaaaaataacataaatttatttcaatgatgaaattataaaaataaaactaagaaACAATGATTTTTCAAATCATTCGACTTGAAGCACCAGATTCCGGTTTTCTATGACCTGATTATATAttctctattaaaatttttctcggcttaaggtaaatatttacattgcgTGTtgcattaaaagtaaattttaatatttatttttatctaactTAGCAATgatcttaattattaagtaatatataaaatgattatacgATGTTTATGTTAaggatgaataaataattaaaattaaactaaattaattagattagaaattagataataagtttttttccGTTCTCTGTACTTACCCCATATTTggtaaaatttttcaagaatagcAACTCATAGGCAACTCTGTTTACAAGTACATCAAAAAATGGTTGTCTACATGTTATAtcacaatatattcaatatagtctatcaaaaattgtaatataccTTAAGTCGATGAATTTACACATATCATTTGTATATCGATTACCGATATATCTTTACACgcagtaaaataataagatattagataataaaatgagtattatcaataaatatgaagTATCCTCTAGCTGTAAATGCAAAAAGGTATTATTAggattaaacattaaacaataaaacacataaatgaattttacataaatttatttggagaCACCTATTTACATGGCTAAGACACCAATAAACTTAATGTGACTATTGTATGACTAAATATCTGAAACAAAATGAGTTAGTCgagtatgttattatttaagctTTTTACTTACATAATAACCTAAGCTTTAACGAGTTGATGCCTCAGAATAAGGAAAGGTGCTCCAAAGCCAGATCCGAAGAACGCTATAAACATAGCAGTTAATTTAAGTCTATTGTTGATCGAAAACGGAAGGTTCTGAAACAAAATGACGAGGTTAGGTCAACAAAAAACGGTCATTATTTCGTTCTTTTAGAGATCTTGGGAAAGAGCCCTTTTGGTAAACTTTTAATGCTATTCACATACACACTAACAggatgatatttaaataatttaaactactaCTAAGTAAACTGTGTGAGAGAGTATTATGtaacaagtttattttttattaatttacctcTCCCGGAGTACCTCCATGGGCATGGTGCCTAACGAAGGTGCTGATTGCGTTTCTGGTGAGCAGTGTGCTTCTTCCGATCATTTTCCAAATTGGTTTGTAAGAAAAACAAACTAGACTGAACAAATTTTGGTATGGCGACAAAGTGATTGAAGTTGGTTGTGGCTAGGTCAAGTGCCGCCAACACAACTACCAATGCCACTAGAGATTTGGTGAcggttcaaaaatttaaaacgcgTTACGACGATTCctttatttattgtcttttcttttaaataataatgtttaggCTCATGATTATgttgtaatttatgtatttaatcaaAGTCCAGCTCCTAGAGTAAACTTTGAAGCTTGACTGGCAATATAATTggaaagaaattgaaaaatattaaatcagtaAAGCATACGAACCACCTAAATTTTCAGGTGCGTCTTCCACTTCGGATGGATCATCCACTTCTTCGGTGTTGGATGTGTCGTCAAGAGTCTCCGACTCGTAACCACTCTCGTTGTATGGAGCATGTACGGAGACCTCTGACTCGGTGCTCGAATCCTCCCCGTCCGAAGAACTTTCGGATTCTGACTCTTCTAAATTCAATGCTGGTGGCTGAACTTCCTGTATGAGCTGAGCCCTCAGTCCACATCTGTCGCCATCCAAGCCAATATGCAAGTACCACATGCCATCTATTTAGAAAAACATTATGAATCAATTAAaagcaattataaatatatatttatacctcTTCTGGCCCTTTTGGGTTCTGGAGAATTTGATTCGCGTTCCGGTAACTGACGCCTATCCATTACGACTTATTATGTGTCGttataacaacaaaatttgcTTTTAAAGCTTAAACACAGCCCactttgattttgttttcttattttttttgaattaaggcggcaaaaataaaagcattttttCGAATAGGGGGTgtccaaaaattaatgattaaatggtttattttttgcttaaaattaatgtggTTTGATCACttcaataaatgattaataataaatcaggtATGgatggataaaattaaaaatttaattcctaTTCTGTCTGTGAGAAGTTTTaactaatgtttattaatttgataaaaatttataattaaatcacacATGTActttaaaagataataatataatataactttttataaaagtgctatttgttcaatttttcttgtaacattgtttacatattattttatatataaataaatattttgattttgccgcctataattcatttttttttttaaatacaatggttactaataataaacttttattcttTACTAGTTTACCAACATtcataaatttccaaaaatcaaaattataagtaaaaattataatgatttaaatcACCAACACCGCACAATACAAAAGGCCAAGGTTATTTTGCGCACAATGATTACAATTACTAAATCTCTGTATTTACTATGTTTTATGATAAGATAATTAaccaatttcataataataaatttgtcttctcattaaaataaaaatgttgaccaAATACAAAGCTTTAACTTCTTCTTTAAGAACTTATTGTAGTTCtgcaaatgttattaaatcaaatattgatgTACATTCACCAAATTTCAAAGTAAGTACAATATAATTTGTGCGAgtgtttatttacaattaatttacattaggAAAACCATgcggtgatgtcgaaattaaCGGAAATCCTACATGAAAAGACTGCAAATGCTATAAAAGGTGGAGGAGAAAAAGCTGTTTCAAGACATGTATCGAAAGGGAAACTGTTAGCTAGaaacagaattaatttattattagatccAAATTCGGCGTTCCTCGAATTATCAACGTTAGCTGCTCATGAAATGTATGATGGTTCCATTACATCAGCAGGAATAGTTACTGGAATTGGCAGAGTTCATGGGTAACACtgcacatatttaataatctgttgttttgcaaatttaacaatttaggCAGGATTGTATGATTGTCGCAAATGATGCCACAGTTAAGGGTGGAACTTACTATCCGATGACTGTTAAAAAGCATTTGAGGGCACAAGAAATAGCACAAGAGAACAATTTGCCATGCATTTACTTAGTGGATAGTGGAGGAGCCAATTTACCTCACCAGTCTGAGGTGTTTCCAGACAAAAATCATTTTGGCAGAATCTTTTTCAACCAGGCAAACATGTCTTCGAAGGGCATAGCTCAGGTATTACATCTGTCAATAAATTAACTCgaaacaattacaaacaattacaaattttagataGCAGTGGTAATGGGATCTTGTACTGCAGGTGGTGCTTATGTACCAGCAATGGCAGATGAATCAGTTATTGTTAAGGAACAAGGTACTATATTCTTGGCAGGACCACCTTTAGTAAAAGCTGCAACTGGGGAAGAGGttgttaatttacattagTCTCAATTTGCTTATAGAAACTGATTTTTCAGGTTTCTTCTGAAGACCTTGGTGGTGCTGAGCTGCACTGTTCAACATCTGGAGTTACTGATCATTTTGCACTCAATGATGAGCATGCAATTCATCTGGCAAGGCAAATTATCAACAACTTGAACAGGAAACATGAAAATCCTTTTAATGAACCTTTTGAATCTCCAATTTATGACAGTGAAGAATTGTTTGGTATTATTGATCAGGATCTTTTCAAACCATTTGATGTTAGAGAAGTAATTGCTAGGATATTTGATGGTTCAAAgttcaatgaatttaaaaagaagTATGGCCAAACTCTTGTTTGTGGTTTTGCCAAACTTTATGGCAAAACTGTGGGAATCATTGGAAACAATGGTGTGTTATTTGCTGAGAGTGCAATGAAAGGAGCGCATTTCGTTCAACTTTGTACCCAAAGAAACATTCCTCTTGTATTTTTGCAAAATATTACAGGTAAATGAACAAACATTTACCACAAAAGACCaagtaaaagtttttatttaggaTTCATGGTTGGGAAACAGGCTGAAACTGGTGGAATAGCCAAACATGGGGCAAAACTAGTCACAGCAGTGGCGTGTGCTACGGTaccaaaattaactttaatcatTGGAGGATCTTATGGAGCTGGAAATTACGGTAAAATGCATGTGTTTCCTTATACTAGAAACTAACTGGCCTGTCTTAGGTATGTGTGGAAGAGCATATTCACCAAGATTCCTTTATATGTGGCCTAATGCCAGAATTTCCGTAATGGGTGGTCAACAAGCTGCTGGAGTGTTGTCTCAAGTAGCCAGCAAAGGGAAATCATGGTCAAAGGAAGAAAAATCGAAGTTTGAAAAACCTATTATTGAGCAGTTTGATAAAGAAGGATCTGCATATTTCAGCAGTGCAAGgtgaattgatttattttcccCTCGGTATTTTAgcattttaatactttttttcagGCTCTGGGATGATGGAATAATTGATCCAAGAGACACCAGGAAGGTCTTAGGTTTGAGTTTAGCTGCTAGTTTAAATGCTCCTAAAAGTAAAACTGATTTTGGTGTCTTCAGAATGTAGTAATCTcttaaataaacgtttttatattaaatattgttaaattttcaaggaaacgatttttttaaaaaaaaaaaaacaaggtataaaaatgtataaatatatttacacttaacaagaaaaactattaaacatttagtagtttaaaaaaataagacaattcTTCAAAAGTATCTTCATGTAAATCTGTACAAtgaacagcatttttatatctatCTAACCCAAATTTGGCTCTTAACGAATTGGGACGTATTTTCCTAGCAATATCAGTGTCATATGGTCCACAAAAATGCCTAAATTGACCATGAACATCCCAATCACTTTCCTTGTTACTAATCTCCAAAGCCACACATGGTCCATCCACAAAACTAAGCAGTAAAGCATTGTAATCAGCGACCACTCCTTTATAAACTTGCATAAATTCATTAGCAGTggcatcatttaaataaaacaactgcaTTGCAGTTATGGAAAACCCAGAGTTCTGAATTGATGCAACAATTCTTCCTAAGTTACCTTCCTTAACAGCATGAGGTTTAATCACACAACATGTGGCATTTTTGTGTTTAAGAGCTGGAGAGGCGTGATACTGAATGAAGAAGAATTTTGCCTCCTCCAGTGCCATTTCCTCATTTAAAGAACCATGGATTGCATTTGTTACTCTTTCTTTCCCATAAAGAGCTCTCAGTGAATTGGGTGATGTTTTTCTTGCTTCGCTTGGAGAGCTTGGACCTATTAATTTGTTCCACCTCCTTGTAGCATATTCTCCTACTAGTTCTATTGCAACTATAGGTCCAGATATTAGGTGATCAATTAGTTGCAAGGTGAAAGAttcatcttttaaataatcatagaAATATTCTGCTTGATTTCTGGTCAAAGTACACATCTTTAGTTTTGTTATTCTAAACTCATTTTcctctattatttttaaaatttcaccaATCTTATCGAGTGCATCTGGTTTAATTACTGCAATTGTATGTTCACTAGACTTGGCAATAAATTGTAGTGTTCGGTTATCTGCACAgtctgttattttaatttgcctACCATATACTCTTATCTCATTTCCAATGAACATATCCTGTAGATGAACTCCATTTAGGCAAGTTCTCTTAAGAAATATTCTGTCGAGTTGAGTATCGATTAATTCCAGAGTGTTATCACGAGggtaataatttaacagaaatttCTTTTCCTCAGATGAATCAGTATCATACCAAATTGTGTGAAATACtagtttttctttataatcaTAGTGGTCATCTTCAATATCCAACGATCGAATATCATCGCACACCCACATCTTTACGGTTGTAATAAgaatgaattttcaaattcattaatatataaacaactacaacatttgtttgtttttaaacaaacgTCAAACGGTGATTGTTGGAAGTTTACCTCGGTTGTGTTGGCGCGCCTGAACGTCAAATCAAGTGTCTTTTTTAAACGTTTGTGTCGGATTTCTTTGGGAAAAGTTCGCGATGGACGAGTTGGAAGAGGGAGAAGTAAAAGGTAGGAATTGGTACACTTCCGATTCACAGATGCCTGTTGTAGATCACCAGCGACACGGATCCGGACGACTACACCCCGTTGGAACGGCCAGCAAATTATTCTCAGCTGCAGCAACCACACAACAGATTCCCGGTCAATTTACCAGAATCGGAGAGCGAGGAGCAAGAATCGAGCGAGTCTGACAGCGATTCCGATGTGCCGGTCAAGAAGCCGAAAGTCAAGAAGCCAAAACTCAAAATAAAGCCTGTGCAGAGACACTGTTCAACTAAAAAGAAGTATGAGATTTGGAGTGCTAGGTTAAAAGAT from Aethina tumida isolate Nest 87 chromosome 1, icAetTumi1.1, whole genome shotgun sequence includes:
- the LOC126264374 gene encoding uncharacterized protein LOC126264374, whose product is MDRRQLPERESNSPEPKRARRDGMWYLHIGLDGDRCGLRAQLIQEVQPPALNLEESESESSSDGEDSSTESEVSVHAPYNESGYESETLDDTSNTEEVDDPSEVEDAPENLGGSYALLI
- the LOC109607604 gene encoding probable methylcrotonoyl-CoA carboxylase beta chain, mitochondrial, translating into MLTKYKALTSSLRTYCSSANVIKSNIDVHSPNFKENHAVMSKLTEILHEKTANAIKGGGEKAVSRHVSKGKLLARNRINLLLDPNSAFLELSTLAAHEMYDGSITSAGIVTGIGRVHGQDCMIVANDATVKGGTYYPMTVKKHLRAQEIAQENNLPCIYLVDSGGANLPHQSEVFPDKNHFGRIFFNQANMSSKGIAQIAVVMGSCTAGGAYVPAMADESVIVKEQGTIFLAGPPLVKAATGEEVSSEDLGGAELHCSTSGVTDHFALNDEHAIHLARQIINNLNRKHENPFNEPFESPIYDSEELFGIIDQDLFKPFDVREVIARIFDGSKFNEFKKKYGQTLVCGFAKLYGKTVGIIGNNGVLFAESAMKGAHFVQLCTQRNIPLVFLQNITGFMVGKQAETGGIAKHGAKLVTAVACATVPKLTLIIGGSYGAGNYGMCGRAYSPRFLYMWPNARISVMGGQQAAGVLSQVASKGKSWSKEEKSKFEKPIIEQFDKEGSAYFSSARLWDDGIIDPRDTRKVLGLSLAASLNAPKSKTDFGVFRM
- the LOC109607821 gene encoding nucleoside diphosphate kinase 7-like, which translates into the protein MWVCDDIRSLDIEDDHYDYKEKLVFHTIWYDTDSSEEKKFLLNYYPRDNTLELIDTQLDRIFLKRTCLNGVHLQDMFIGNEIRVYGRQIKITDCADNRTLQFIAKSSEHTIAVIKPDALDKIGEILKIIEENEFRITKLKMCTLTRNQAEYFYDYLKDESFTLQLIDHLISGPIVAIELVGEYATRRWNKLIGPSSPSEARKTSPNSLRALYGKERVTNAIHGSLNEEMALEEAKFFFIQYHASPALKHKNATCCVIKPHAVKEGNLGRIVASIQNSGFSITAMQLFYLNDATANEFMQVYKGVVADYNALLLSFVDGPCVALEISNKESDWDVHGQFRHFCGPYDTDIARKIRPNSLRAKFGLDRYKNAVHCTDLHEDTFEELSYFFKLLNV